Within the Hypericibacter adhaerens genome, the region CGAGCCCGAGACCGTGACCGCCGTCTTGATGTAGCGCTCGAGATCGGCGTCGTTATGGACGATCTCCATGGCGCGCCCGCCCAGCACATAGGAGGGACGGATCACGACCGGATAGCCGATCTGGTTGGCGATCTTGAGCGCCTCGGGGCCGGAGCGCGCCGTGCCGTTCGCCGGCTGGCGCAGCTTGAGCTTGGCCAGGAGCGCCTGGAAGCGCTCGCGGTCCTCGGCCAGGTCGATCGCGTCGGGCGAGGTACCGAGGATCGGGATCTCGGCGGCCTCGAGGGCGGCCGCGAGCTTCAGCGGCGTCTGGCCGCCGAACTGCACGATGAGGCCTTCGAGCCTGCCCTTGCGCTGCTCGACCCGCGCCAGCTCGATCACGTCCTCGGCCGTCAGCGGCTCGAAATAGAGCCGGTCCGAGGTGTCGTAGTCGGTCGAGACGGTCTCCGGGTTGCAATTGACCATGATGGTCTCGAACCCGGCCTCCTTCAGCGCATAGGCCGCATGGACGCAGCAATAGTCGAACTCGATGCCCTGGCCGATGCGATTGGGGCCGCCGCCGAGGATGATGATCTTGCGCCGGTCGGAGGGATCGGCCTCGCATTCGGGCGGCTCGACGCCGTCGCCCTCGTAGGCGCTGTACATGTAGGGCGTGGCGGAGGGGAACTCGGCGGCGCAGGTATCGACGCGCTTATAGACCGGTGTCACGCCGGCGCGCCGGCGCGCGAGCGCGACCGAGGCCTCCTCCTTGCCCGTCAGCTCGGCGAGGCGCGCGTCGGAGAAGCCCATCTTCTTGAGGCGCACCCAGCCCGTGGCATCGGACGGCAGGCCGGCGGCGCGGACCCGGGCCTCGGCCGCCACCACCGCCTCGATCTCGCGCAGGAACCAGGGATCGTAATGGGTGATGGCATGGATATCCTCGACCGAGAGGCCGAGGCGGAAGGCCTGCGCCACGACCAGGAGCCGGTCGGGCGTGGGCCGCCCCAGCATGGCGCGCACCGCGTTGATCGGGTCGGCGCCGGGCACCGCCACCTCGTTGAAGCCGGTGAGCCCCGTCTCCATCGAGCGCAGCGCCTTCTGCACCGATTCCTGGAAGCTGCGGCCGATCGACATGGCCTCGCCCACCGACTTCATCGCGGTGGTGAGCAGCGGCTCCGCGCCCTTGAACTTCTCGAAGGTGAAGCGCGGCATCTTGGTGACGACATAGTCGATGGTCGGCTCGAAGGAGGCCGGCGTGACGCGGGTGATGTCGTTCTTGAGCTCGTCGAGGCTGTAGCCGACCGCGAGCTTGGCCGCGATCTTGGCGATCGGGAAGCCGGTGGCCTTCGACGCCAATGCAGACGAACGCGAGACGCGCGGGTTCATCTCGATCACGACCATGCGGCCGGATTTGGGATCGACCGCGAACTGCACGTTCGACCCGCCGGTATCGACGCCGATCTCGCGCAGGACCGCGATCGAGGCGTCGCGCATGATCTGGTATTCCTTGTCGGTCAGCGTGAGGGCGGGCGCCACCGTCACGCTGTCGCCGGTATGGATGCCCATCGGATCGATGTTCTCGATCGAGCAGATGATGATGCAGTTGTCGGCGCGGTCGCGCACGACCTCCATCTCGTATTCCTTCCAGCCCAGGACCGATTCCTCGATCAGCACCTGGCTGACCGGCGAGGCGCGCAGGCCGCCGGCCGCGATCTTCTCGAACTCGTCGCGGTTATAGGCGATGCCGCCGCCGGTGCCGCCCAGCGTGAAGGAGGGGCGGATGACGCAGGGCAGCCCGATCTCCTCCATCGCCTCGATGGCGTCTTCCAGCGTGTTGACGAGATGGCTGCGGGGGCTCTGCAGCCCGATGCGCTCCATCGCCTGGCGGAACAGCAGCCGGTCCTCGGCCAGCTCGATCGCCTCGGCCTTGGCGCCGATGAGCTCGACGCCGAGCCGCTCCAGCACGCCCGACTTGGCGAGCTTCATCGCGGTGTTGAGCGCGGTCTGGCCGCCCATGGTGGGGAGCAGCGCGTCGGGGCGCTCCTTCTCCAGGATGCGCGCCACGATCTCGGGCGTGATCGGCTCGATATAGGTGGCGTCGGCCATGCCCGGGTCGGTCATGATCGTCGCCGGGTTCGAGTTCACCAGGACGACGCGATAGCCTTCCTGCTTCAGCGCCTGGCAGGCCTGGGTCCCCGAATAGTCGAACTCGCAAGCCTGGCCGATCACGATCGGCCCGGCGCCGATGATCATGATCGATTTGATGTCGGTACGCTTCGGCATATTAAAACAACCACTTGATGATCGCGGTGGCTGCCACCTTTGCGAGCTCACCAATTGTCATTTCCGCGAACTTTCGTGCGACGAACTTTAAAGGGTCTAGGAGCAGAGCTTTAATTTCAGCACGCGTAGGGAAGGCGTGCTTGATGCGGTCGAGTCCAGTTTGGATCGCGGTGACAATCTGCTCTCGTTCATCTGCTTGCGAAGTTGCGTAACCGTTGTCCCCCCTGATAGCTTCTAAAGCAGCTTCAACTGAGTTCACGACTTCTTGATACTCTGGCTGTTGCCGGTCGATCTTCAAAGGTTGCCAAGTATCAGCTTGCTCGGGCGCGGATGCTCGAAGTGGGGCCTGTGCTTCTTCTTCTGCGTACTGCCCGATGACTGTCCATGAAGACTCCAATTGAGCTTCAACATATTCGATACCTCGGGCTGAAATCTCGAAGTGCTCCGGCCACCCCTCGCTACGTTCTAAGAGCCCTTCTTCAATAAGCGCCTGAATTGCCTTTCTCGCGATTAATGAAGAGGTGTCTTGAGGCGAGAATCTTTGCGCAGACGTAATGTGATAATGACCAGCGCTATTTGAATCATAAGCCTCATTCCAGATTAGAAAGAGGACCTTCTCTTTCACTTCTTGAAAGAGTGCCATGTCAGGCACCCCGCTTGTGTTTCTCGATCAGCTCGGCGAAGCGGTCGAAGAGATAGTGGCTGTCCTTGGGGCCGGGCGAGGCCTCGGGGTGGTACTGCACCGAGAAGACCGGCTTGTCCGTGAGCCTGAGGCCCTCGTTCGAGCCGTCGAAGAGCGAGACATGCGAGACCTCGACGCCCTCGGGCAGCGATTCCGGCAGCACGCAGAAGCCGTGGTTCTGGCTGGTGATCTCGACCTTGCCGGTGGCGAGGTCCTTGACCGGATGGTTGGCGCCGCGATGGCCGATCGGCATCTTCTTGGTCTTGCCGCCGAGCGCCAGCGCCAGGAGCTGGTGGCCGAGGCAGATGCCGAAGAGCGGAATGCCGGTCGCGAGCAGCTGGCGGATCACCGGTACCGCATACTGACCGGTGGCGGCCGGATCGCCGGGGCCGTTCGCCAGGAAGATGCCGTCGGGCTTGTGGCGCAGGATGTCCTCGGCGCTGGCCGTCGCCGGCACCACGGTGACCTTGGCGCCGACCGAGGCGAGGCAGCGCAGGATGTTGCGCTTGGCCCCGTAATCGACCGCGACGACATGGAAGCGCGGGCTCGTCTGCCGGCCATAGCCCTTCTCGAGCGTCCAGCGCGTTTCGTCCCACTCGTAGCTCTGCCGGCAGCTCACCTCGAGCGCCAGATCCATCCCGTCGAGCCCGGGCCAGGCCTTGGCTTCGGCGACGAGGGCCGCTTCGTCGAAATTCTTGTCCGGCGCGTGGCAGATCACGCCCGAGGGCGCGCCCGCGTCGCGGATGCGCCGCGTGAGCTGGCGCGTATCGATGCCGGCGATGCCGATCAGGTTGCGCGACTTGAGCCAGGCATCGAGATGCTGGGTCGCGCGCCAGTTCGAGGGCTCGGTGATGTCGGCACGCAGCACGAGACCGCGCGCGGCCGGCGTCACCGTCTCGATGTCCTCTTCATTGGTGCCGACATTGCCGATATGCGGAAAGGTGAAGGTGATGATCTGGCCGGCATAGGAGGGATCGGTCAGGATCTCCTGATAGCCGGTGAGCGAGGTGTTGAAGCAGACCTCGCCGACCGCCTTGCCCACGGCGCCGATGCCATGGCCCCAGATCAGATGCCCGTCCGCCAGCGCGAGAACCGCCGTGGCCCAGGAACGCCGCCCCCCTGACGAGTTCGGGGCGGGCGTGTGTCGGGGCTCGCTCATCGGCGGGTTGATCCTGGCGATCGCGGGGAGGAGGAGGTCGCGGCGCACCCGTATATTGTCACGCGCGCCGCGTCGCTCAAGTTGGCGGCGCTTGTAAGCAAAGCGGGCCCGCGCGTCAAGCCAGGAACTGCTTTATTTCTTTGAGCGAAATCAAGCCTTTGCACGAGCGCGGCGAAATTGCCTCGGAGGCTTCGATCCGCTACCCTGCGCCCTTTCCCGAAAGCGGCTGGAGTCGGCGGGCGTCAGGCCCGCATTTTCCGCCTTATCCCTATCGAGAGCGGCCCATGTTGCGCACCGACCTGAACGAAGCCCTGAAGACGGCCATGAAGACTCGTGACCAGCGCACGATCTCGACCGTCCGCCTCATCCTCGCGGCCCTCAAGGATCGCGACATCGCGGCGCGGCCCAAGGGCGTCACCGACGGCATCGGCGAGGAGGAGATCGTCGAGATGCTGCACAAGATGGTCCGCCAGCGCCGCGAATCGATCGAGCTCTATGAGAAAGGCGGCCGGCTCGAGCTGGCGCAGCAGGAGCAGGAGGAGATCGGCGTCATCGAGCGTTTCCTGCCCAAGCAGATGACCGAGGCCGAGATGGGCGAAGCCATCGCCGCCGCCATCGGCGAGACCGGCGCCTCGAGCATCAAGGACATGGGCAAGATCATGGGCCTGCTGAAGCAGCGCTTCGCCGGCCGGATGGATTTCGCCAAGGCCGGGCAGCTGGTGAAGCAGAAGCTGGGCGCTTGATCGGGGCGGCCAGCCCTCGCCTGCGGCAAGGCCGCGCCCTGCCGTTCCATTCGCGTAATCCCCATATTTAGCGGGATTTCACGCCTTGCCCCCGACTCGGGGGCAGGCCGACACTCTGTCACCCTTTCGAGGCCCTCGGCCGCTTCAGGAGTCCTGCGCCGTCCATGGCCTTTCCCCCGGAATTTCTCGACGAGCTGAGAAGCCGCCTGCCGCTGGCGGATGTGGTCGGGCGCCGGGTGAAGCTGCAGAAGCGGGGCCGCGATTTCGTCGGGCTCTGCCCCTTCCATAACGAGAAGACGCCCTCCTTCACCGTCAACGAGGAGAAGGGATTCTTCCACTGCTTCGGCTGCGGCGCCCATGGCGACGCGATCGGCTTCCTGATGCGGGCGGAGGGGGCGAGCTTTCCCGAGGCGGTCGAGCGGCTGGCCAACGAGGCGGGCCTGCCGGTGCCGCAGCCCGACCCCGAGGCGCGGGCCAAGGCGGAGCGCCAGAGCACGCTTTTAGGGGCGATGGAGGCGGCCGCCAAGTTCTTCGAGGCCGAGCTCAAGGGCCCGCGCGGTCGCACCGCGCGCGATTATATCGAGCATCGCGGCCTCGCCGAGGAAACCGTCGCGCGCTTCCGCCTCGGCTATGCGCCGGATTCCCGCGGGGCGCTGAAAGAGGCGCTGACCAGGCAGGGCATCCCCGAGGCGCTGCTGATCGAGGGCGGCCTCCTGATCAAGCCGCCGGATGGCGGGGCCTCCTACGACCGGTTCCGCGGCCGGGTGATGTTCCCCATCACCGACAAGCGCGGGCGCGTCATCGCCTTCGGCGGGCGGGTGATGGGCGAGGGAGAGCCCAAATACCTGAACTCGCCCGAGACGCCGCTGTTCCATAAGGGCCGCGTGCTGTTCGGCCTGGCCCAGGCGCAGGAGGCGATCCGCCAGAAGAGCGAGGTCATCGTCGCCGAGGGCTATATGGACGTGATCGGCCTGAGCCAGGGGGGCTTTGCCCAAGCCGTGGCGCCGCTGGGCACGGCTTTGACCGAGGAGCAGATCCTGCTGCTCTGGCGCCTGGCGCCGGAGCCGATCCTCTGTTTCGACGGCGACAATGCCGGCCAGCGGGCGGCCGCCCGGGGCGCCGACCGGGCCCTGCCGCTGCTCAAGCCCGGCTGCTCGCTGCGTTTCGCGCTGATGCCCAAGGGCGAGGATCCCGACAGCCTGATCAAGGCCCGGGGTCCCTCGGCCATGGAGGAGGTGCTGGTTCGGGCGACGCCGCTGGCCGACCTGCTCTGGGAGACCGAGACCGCCGGCCGGCGATTCGACACGCCGGAACGCCGGTCGGGCCTGCGCCAGCATCTGGGCGAGCTGGCGGCCCGGATCGCCGACCGCACGGTCCAGGAGGACTACCGGCTCGAGTTCGACCGGCGGCTGGCCGAG harbors:
- the carA gene encoding glutamine-hydrolyzing carbamoyl-phosphate synthase small subunit, which codes for MSEPRHTPAPNSSGGRRSWATAVLALADGHLIWGHGIGAVGKAVGEVCFNTSLTGYQEILTDPSYAGQIITFTFPHIGNVGTNEEDIETVTPAARGLVLRADITEPSNWRATQHLDAWLKSRNLIGIAGIDTRQLTRRIRDAGAPSGVICHAPDKNFDEAALVAEAKAWPGLDGMDLALEVSCRQSYEWDETRWTLEKGYGRQTSPRFHVVAVDYGAKRNILRCLASVGAKVTVVPATASAEDILRHKPDGIFLANGPGDPAATGQYAVPVIRQLLATGIPLFGICLGHQLLALALGGKTKKMPIGHRGANHPVKDLATGKVEITSQNHGFCVLPESLPEGVEVSHVSLFDGSNEGLRLTDKPVFSVQYHPEASPGPKDSHYLFDRFAELIEKHKRGA
- a CDS encoding GatB/YqeY domain-containing protein; amino-acid sequence: MLRTDLNEALKTAMKTRDQRTISTVRLILAALKDRDIAARPKGVTDGIGEEEIVEMLHKMVRQRRESIELYEKGGRLELAQQEQEEIGVIERFLPKQMTEAEMGEAIAAAIGETGASSIKDMGKIMGLLKQRFAGRMDFAKAGQLVKQKLGA
- the carB gene encoding carbamoyl-phosphate synthase large subunit — its product is MPKRTDIKSIMIIGAGPIVIGQACEFDYSGTQACQALKQEGYRVVLVNSNPATIMTDPGMADATYIEPITPEIVARILEKERPDALLPTMGGQTALNTAMKLAKSGVLERLGVELIGAKAEAIELAEDRLLFRQAMERIGLQSPRSHLVNTLEDAIEAMEEIGLPCVIRPSFTLGGTGGGIAYNRDEFEKIAAGGLRASPVSQVLIEESVLGWKEYEMEVVRDRADNCIIICSIENIDPMGIHTGDSVTVAPALTLTDKEYQIMRDASIAVLREIGVDTGGSNVQFAVDPKSGRMVVIEMNPRVSRSSALASKATGFPIAKIAAKLAVGYSLDELKNDITRVTPASFEPTIDYVVTKMPRFTFEKFKGAEPLLTTAMKSVGEAMSIGRSFQESVQKALRSMETGLTGFNEVAVPGADPINAVRAMLGRPTPDRLLVVAQAFRLGLSVEDIHAITHYDPWFLREIEAVVAAEARVRAAGLPSDATGWVRLKKMGFSDARLAELTGKEEASVALARRRAGVTPVYKRVDTCAAEFPSATPYMYSAYEGDGVEPPECEADPSDRRKIIILGGGPNRIGQGIEFDYCCVHAAYALKEAGFETIMVNCNPETVSTDYDTSDRLYFEPLTAEDVIELARVEQRKGRLEGLIVQFGGQTPLKLAAALEAAEIPILGTSPDAIDLAEDRERFQALLAKLKLRQPANGTARSGPEALKIANQIGYPVVIRPSYVLGGRAMEIVHNDADLERYIKTAVTVSGSSPVLIDSYLQDAVEVDVDAVADGKDVYVAGIMEHIEEAGIHSGDSACSLPPYHLEPEIVAELERQTIALAKALNVVGLMNTQFAVKDGVIYVLEVNPRASRTVPFVAKATGQPIAKIAARVMAGEKLADLKPKAMNDGHIAVKEAVFPFARFPGVDVILGPEMKSTGEVMGLDRDFGRAFAKSQLGAGVDLPTKGTVFISVKDHDKSAMIPLGRKLVEMGFTLIATAGTQRFLAGEGLPVTRINKVLEGRPHVVDAMKNGRVQLVFNTTEGAAAIADSASIRQTALLGNIPYYTTVSGARAAVAAIAALAAGPLEVAPLQSYFKRGF
- the dnaG gene encoding DNA primase; the protein is MAFPPEFLDELRSRLPLADVVGRRVKLQKRGRDFVGLCPFHNEKTPSFTVNEEKGFFHCFGCGAHGDAIGFLMRAEGASFPEAVERLANEAGLPVPQPDPEARAKAERQSTLLGAMEAAAKFFEAELKGPRGRTARDYIEHRGLAEETVARFRLGYAPDSRGALKEALTRQGIPEALLIEGGLLIKPPDGGASYDRFRGRVMFPITDKRGRVIAFGGRVMGEGEPKYLNSPETPLFHKGRVLFGLAQAQEAIRQKSEVIVAEGYMDVIGLSQGGFAQAVAPLGTALTEEQILLLWRLAPEPILCFDGDNAGQRAAARGADRALPLLKPGCSLRFALMPKGEDPDSLIKARGPSAMEEVLVRATPLADLLWETETAGRRFDTPERRSGLRQHLGELAARIADRTVQEDYRLEFDRRLAEAFGYGNRRGGTGGPAADRRAGGGKGGGTGFGSSRGAGNRYRQAPAERGGAALRQGVPDPERRQPEMLLGIVVTHPRIAHLRTEELAHLVLGDSQLDKLRQAIIDHAAGTPDLDVEGLKRHLVDAGFGGVLDALTTRNKGLSVCRSGVDDTAAEEAFDHLLGLMKERQARLEADLAAQRLGAEATAEAWARFQAAQRESLAGESRRRDIDKRVK